One segment of Streptomyces sp. NBC_00576 DNA contains the following:
- a CDS encoding amino acid permease: MASQPTTGLQAGLKNRHLSMIAIGGVIGAGLFVGSSSGIATAGPGILLSYALVGTLVVLVMRMLGEMSVANPTTGSFSAHADRALGRWAGFSIGWLYWFFWVVVLAVEATAGATILEGWIPAVPQWAWALIVMVVLTATNLISVGSYGEFEFWFAGIKVVAISAFVIIGGLAVFGVLPGVDSDKAGLGNLTDHGGFLPNGPGAILTGVLLVVFSFMGSEIATLAAGESEDPQRAVTKSTNSIIWRVGVFYLGSIFVVVTLLPWNDPSIKKDGSYVAALDSLGIAHAGQIMNFIVLTSVLSCLNSGLYTASRMAFSLGQRRDAPKAFARTTSRGVPLTAIVASVVFGFVAVFFNYKFPDSVFLFLVNSSGAVALFVWLVICFSQLRMRKIIERESPEKLVVRMWLYPYLTWATAALIVFVLGYMLTDTEHDGRETVLLSLLVAAVVVVIAVVRQRTGRGSVVISGNRGTGAVDDGDDVNDVVKVS; this comes from the coding sequence ATGGCCTCGCAGCCGACCACCGGTCTTCAGGCCGGACTCAAAAACCGGCATCTCTCGATGATCGCCATCGGCGGTGTCATCGGGGCCGGGCTCTTCGTCGGGTCCAGCTCCGGTATCGCCACCGCAGGACCCGGCATCCTCCTGTCGTACGCACTCGTCGGCACGCTCGTGGTGCTGGTGATGCGGATGCTCGGCGAGATGTCGGTGGCCAATCCGACCACCGGATCCTTCTCCGCGCACGCCGACCGGGCGCTCGGGCGCTGGGCCGGGTTCTCCATCGGCTGGCTGTACTGGTTCTTCTGGGTCGTCGTGCTGGCCGTCGAGGCGACCGCGGGGGCCACCATCCTCGAAGGGTGGATTCCCGCCGTACCGCAGTGGGCCTGGGCGCTCATTGTGATGGTGGTGCTGACCGCCACCAACCTCATCTCCGTCGGCTCCTACGGCGAGTTCGAGTTCTGGTTCGCCGGAATCAAGGTCGTCGCCATCAGCGCCTTCGTCATCATCGGCGGGCTCGCCGTGTTCGGCGTACTGCCCGGTGTCGACAGCGACAAGGCCGGGCTGGGCAATCTGACCGACCACGGGGGCTTCCTGCCCAACGGGCCCGGCGCCATCCTCACCGGCGTACTGCTCGTCGTCTTCTCCTTCATGGGGAGCGAGATCGCCACGCTGGCCGCCGGTGAGTCCGAGGACCCGCAGCGGGCCGTCACCAAGTCCACCAACAGCATCATCTGGCGTGTCGGCGTCTTCTACCTCGGGTCGATCTTCGTCGTCGTCACCCTGCTGCCGTGGAACGATCCCTCGATCAAGAAGGACGGCTCGTACGTCGCCGCCCTCGACTCCCTCGGTATCGCGCACGCCGGCCAGATCATGAACTTCATCGTGCTGACCTCGGTGCTTTCCTGCCTCAACTCCGGGCTCTACACGGCCTCCCGCATGGCCTTCTCCCTCGGGCAGCGCCGTGACGCGCCCAAGGCCTTCGCTCGGACGACGTCCCGTGGTGTGCCGCTCACGGCGATCGTCGCCTCGGTCGTCTTCGGCTTCGTCGCGGTCTTCTTCAACTACAAGTTCCCCGACTCGGTCTTCCTCTTCCTCGTCAACTCCTCAGGTGCCGTCGCCCTGTTCGTCTGGCTGGTCATCTGCTTCTCCCAGCTGCGCATGCGGAAGATCATCGAGCGCGAGTCCCCGGAGAAGCTCGTCGTACGGATGTGGCTGTACCCCTATCTGACCTGGGCGACCGCCGCTCTCATCGTGTTCGTCCTCGGCTACATGCTCACCGACACCGAGCACGACGGGCGCGAGACCGTGCTGCTTTCACTGCTGGTCGCGGCCGTGGTGGTCGTCATCGCCGTCGTCCGGCAGAGGACCGGGCGCGGATCTGTGGTCATCAGCGGTAACCGGGGCACGGGCGCCGTCGATGACGGCGACGACGTGAATGACGTCGTCAAGGTCAGCTAG
- a CDS encoding GNAT family N-acetyltransferase: MTTSRTPGATDLRVLRPDDWDQWYANLVRAFGGMPESAEERELWKSLTEYDRFVGAWDGDTCVGSAGAFTFRVTVPGGASVPAAGVTMVGVAGTHRRRGVLTSMMRRQLDDVRSWGEPLAVLTASEPAIYGRFGYGAATNSLTFEIDTTRVRLDAPDGADDVRLRYAVPAEALDVCEAVYARRVPERPGMLARMPGWDRVMVLDPEGERDGASPLQCVVAERGTEVVGFARFRVKPDWDVTGSNSAVVVEDVEGLDAASQGALWRFLFGIDLTSKIVGRGRPVDEAWHHMVSDIRRCGLRRRDALYVRLVDVGAALEARTYQAPVDVVLDVEDVFCPWNSGRWRLTGDAKGAVCRRTEDAADLALSVRELGAAYLGGVSLAGLAAAGRVREVRQGALAEASVAFGSVVVPWLSHGF; the protein is encoded by the coding sequence ATGACGACCTCCAGGACCCCCGGCGCGACCGACCTGCGGGTGCTTCGCCCCGACGACTGGGATCAGTGGTACGCCAACCTGGTCCGTGCCTTCGGCGGAATGCCGGAGTCCGCCGAGGAACGGGAGTTGTGGAAATCACTCACGGAGTACGACCGTTTCGTGGGCGCCTGGGACGGTGACACGTGTGTGGGCAGTGCGGGCGCCTTCACTTTCCGGGTAACCGTACCGGGTGGTGCCTCCGTTCCGGCAGCGGGCGTCACGATGGTCGGTGTGGCCGGCACGCATCGTAGGCGCGGGGTGCTCACGTCGATGATGCGGCGGCAGTTGGACGACGTACGGAGCTGGGGCGAGCCGCTGGCCGTGCTCACGGCCTCCGAGCCCGCCATCTACGGGCGGTTCGGGTACGGGGCCGCCACCAACTCGCTGACCTTCGAGATCGACACGACGCGGGTACGGCTGGACGCGCCGGACGGGGCCGATGACGTACGGCTGCGGTATGCCGTACCGGCCGAAGCCCTTGACGTCTGCGAGGCGGTGTACGCGCGGCGGGTGCCCGAGCGGCCCGGGATGCTGGCGCGGATGCCCGGCTGGGATCGGGTCATGGTGCTCGATCCGGAGGGCGAGCGGGACGGGGCTTCGCCGTTGCAGTGCGTGGTCGCCGAGCGGGGCACGGAGGTTGTGGGGTTCGCCCGGTTCCGGGTCAAGCCCGACTGGGATGTCACCGGGTCCAACAGCGCGGTTGTCGTCGAGGATGTCGAGGGGCTCGATGCCGCCTCCCAGGGCGCGTTGTGGCGGTTCCTGTTCGGCATCGACCTGACGTCGAAGATCGTCGGGCGGGGGCGGCCGGTCGACGAGGCCTGGCATCACATGGTGTCCGACATCCGGCGGTGCGGGCTGCGCAGGCGGGACGCGCTGTACGTACGGCTGGTGGACGTGGGGGCCGCGTTGGAGGCGCGGACCTATCAGGCGCCTGTGGATGTCGTACTTGATGTCGAGGACGTGTTCTGTCCGTGGAACTCCGGGCGGTGGCGGCTGACCGGCGATGCCAAGGGGGCCGTGTGCCGGCGTACGGAGGATGCGGCTGATCTCGCGCTGTCCGTACGGGAGTTGGGGGCCGCCTATCTGGGGGGTGTGTCGTTGGCCGGGCTGGCGGCTGCTGGGCGGGTGCGTGAGGTTCGGCAGGGGGCGTTGGCCGAGGCCTCGGTGGCGTTCGGGTCGGTTGTGGTGCCCTGGCTGTCCCACGGGTTCTGA
- a CDS encoding ribose-5-phosphate isomerase — protein sequence MRVYLGSDHAGFELKNHLVEWLKEAGHDPVDCGPHIYDALDDYPPFCLRAAERTAADPDALGIVIGGSGNGEQIAANKVKGVRAALAWSEETASLGRQHNNANVVAVGARMHTQDEATKFVETFLATPFSEDPRHIRRIDMLTAYETTGDLPEIPAHHPQS from the coding sequence ATGCGCGTGTATCTCGGCTCGGACCATGCGGGCTTCGAACTCAAGAACCACCTCGTCGAGTGGCTCAAGGAGGCCGGCCACGACCCCGTGGACTGCGGCCCCCACATCTACGACGCCCTCGACGACTACCCGCCCTTCTGCCTCCGCGCCGCAGAGCGCACGGCGGCCGACCCGGACGCCCTCGGCATCGTGATCGGCGGCTCCGGCAACGGCGAGCAGATCGCGGCGAACAAGGTGAAGGGCGTGCGCGCGGCGCTGGCCTGGAGCGAGGAGACCGCGTCGCTGGGCCGCCAGCACAACAACGCGAACGTCGTCGCGGTGGGCGCCCGTATGCACACGCAGGACGAGGCGACGAAGTTCGTGGAGACCTTCCTGGCGACCCCGTTCTCGGAGGACCCCCGCCACATCCGCCGCATCGACATGCTGACGGCGTACGAAACGACGGGCGACCTCCCGGAAATCCCGGCGCACCACCCACAGAGCTAG
- a CDS encoding Fpg/Nei family DNA glycosylase, with translation MPEGHTIHRLAQDYAAHFAGSPTHVTSPQGKFAASAALLDRAALTTADAHGKHLFLRFREADWIHIHLGLFGKVNFGDAPAPPPTDTVRLRLANSTSYVDLRGPTTCALITDTEKQAIHDRLGPDPLRPDAEHQVAYARVSRSRTTIAALLMDQKVIAGVGNVYRAEVLFRHGIDPYRPGKDITPAEWDALWSDLVALMREGVRNNRIDTVRPEHTPEAMGRPPRVDDHGGEVYVYRRANLPCHLCGGEIRTADLAARNLFWCPACQRT, from the coding sequence GTGCCGGAAGGGCACACGATCCACCGCCTCGCCCAGGACTACGCCGCCCACTTCGCGGGCAGCCCCACGCACGTAACCAGCCCCCAGGGCAAGTTCGCCGCCTCAGCCGCCCTACTCGACCGCGCCGCCCTCACCACCGCCGACGCCCACGGCAAACACCTCTTCCTCCGCTTCCGTGAAGCCGACTGGATCCATATCCACCTCGGCCTCTTCGGCAAGGTCAACTTCGGCGACGCTCCCGCCCCGCCACCCACGGACACGGTCCGCCTCCGACTCGCGAACAGCACCTCGTACGTGGACCTCCGGGGCCCCACCACCTGCGCCCTCATCACGGACACCGAGAAGCAGGCGATACACGACCGCCTGGGGCCGGACCCCCTCCGCCCGGACGCCGAGCACCAAGTGGCCTACGCCCGCGTCAGCCGCAGTCGTACGACGATCGCCGCCCTCCTCATGGACCAGAAGGTCATCGCGGGCGTGGGCAACGTCTACCGCGCCGAGGTCCTCTTCCGGCACGGCATCGACCCGTACCGCCCCGGCAAGGACATCACCCCCGCCGAGTGGGACGCGCTCTGGAGCGATCTGGTCGCCCTCATGCGCGAGGGCGTACGCAACAACCGCATCGACACCGTCCGCCCGGAACACACCCCGGAGGCGATGGGCCGCCCGCCGCGCGTCGACGACCACGGCGGCGAGGTCTACGTCTACCGCCGGGCAAACCTGCCCTGCCACCTCTGTGGCGGCGAGATCCGCACCGCCGACCTCGCCGCCCGCAACCTCTTCTGGTGCCCCGCCTGTCAACGCACCTGA
- a CDS encoding biotin transporter BioY produces the protein MATAVAPARPGLVLADLLPASRVRDTALVLGGAGLVGIAAQIAVPVPGSPVPVTGQTFAALLVGTALGAGRGLAALVVYALAGLAGVPWFAEGGSGTSVAFGYILGMLLASAAVGALARRGADRSMLRMAGTMLIGEAIIYAIGVPYLALAADMSASAAIAAGLTPFLLGDALKAALAMGVLPTAWKFLNR, from the coding sequence ATGGCAACCGCCGTCGCCCCCGCCCGCCCCGGCCTGGTCCTCGCCGACCTGCTCCCCGCCTCCCGCGTCCGGGACACCGCGCTCGTGCTCGGCGGTGCCGGGCTCGTCGGGATCGCCGCCCAGATCGCCGTCCCTGTGCCCGGCTCGCCCGTGCCGGTGACCGGGCAGACCTTCGCCGCGCTCCTCGTGGGCACCGCGCTCGGCGCCGGCCGCGGCCTCGCCGCCCTCGTCGTCTACGCCCTGGCCGGTCTGGCGGGTGTGCCGTGGTTCGCGGAGGGCGGCTCGGGCACGTCGGTGGCCTTCGGCTACATCCTCGGCATGCTGCTCGCGTCCGCCGCCGTGGGCGCACTGGCCCGGCGCGGCGCCGACCGCTCGATGCTGCGCATGGCGGGCACGATGCTGATCGGCGAGGCGATCATCTACGCGATCGGCGTCCCGTACCTCGCCCTGGCCGCCGACATGAGCGCGAGCGCGGCGATCGCCGCCGGCCTCACGCCGTTCCTGCTCGGCGACGCCCTGAAGGCGGCCCTGGCGATGGGCGTACTGCCGACGGCCTGGAAGTTCCTCAACCGCTGA
- a CDS encoding protein kinase domain-containing protein translates to MGRVWRAVDEMLDRPVAVKEMRIDGLDAEDTRTRRERTLREARATARIDHPNVVRVYDVVDEGERLWIVMELVAGRSLEQLLVEDGPLDPGDTARLGLGLVSALRQVHAGGVLHRDIKPGNVLVERRDRRVVLTDFGIAAIQDAKALTMVGMLVGSPDYMAPERVSGRHQGPPSDVWSLGATLCAALGGRSPFSRETTLATLHAVLYEDPELPATAGPLRDILAALLEKEPSARPALEDVEQALRPVAFPDPDPEPDPEPKSHEAPEIRNGRPETAPPTSVAAHEDTPTPAYLDASLVRAARQPREQPPEEPERDQQEPEPPSPTDAVPAARTAATPVLGTPSPEASNASTEVPSEIRSEVGSAIPSRSAGISLLRGHTQAQAQVQAQAVTEKRPAEQQQHLQHRALRPDPAAPPDPRGGRGPRRGRRRMGMVAAGVVTVGAVVGIVLAATAGSPGDKNTATPGPSPETPTPTSTSYEPPIPQSATPTAPEPTVDPTVEGTFRPRSLPPGAHEEAGGYAWATPKDWRRDVKTGAEVHYTSPDGTQELLAKSSLARGELLETWEESERNARQGQDYTKITLAETTYQDHPAVVWEYTFTLDGTHWHARLLGFDVEGKSYQISTWYHQEIEDGAVRTYERVRESFTVL, encoded by the coding sequence ATGGGGCGGGTGTGGCGGGCCGTCGACGAAATGCTCGACCGGCCGGTGGCCGTCAAGGAAATGCGGATCGACGGACTCGACGCTGAGGACACCCGAACCCGCCGCGAACGCACACTCCGCGAAGCCAGGGCGACGGCCCGGATCGACCACCCGAACGTCGTGCGCGTGTACGACGTCGTGGACGAGGGCGAACGCCTGTGGATCGTCATGGAGTTGGTCGCCGGCCGCTCCCTCGAACAACTCCTCGTCGAGGACGGCCCGTTGGACCCGGGCGACACCGCCCGCCTCGGCCTCGGCCTCGTCTCCGCGCTGCGCCAGGTGCACGCGGGGGGCGTACTGCACCGCGACATCAAACCGGGCAACGTCCTGGTGGAACGACGCGATCGGCGGGTCGTCCTCACCGACTTCGGCATCGCCGCCATCCAGGACGCGAAGGCCCTCACGATGGTCGGAATGCTTGTGGGCTCCCCCGACTACATGGCCCCGGAGCGCGTCTCGGGCCGGCACCAGGGCCCGCCGTCCGACGTGTGGTCACTCGGCGCGACCCTCTGCGCGGCGCTGGGAGGCCGCTCCCCGTTCTCCCGCGAAACGACCCTGGCGACTCTGCACGCGGTCCTGTACGAGGACCCCGAACTCCCGGCCACCGCAGGCCCGTTGCGTGACATCCTGGCCGCCCTCCTGGAGAAGGAACCGTCGGCCAGGCCCGCACTGGAGGACGTGGAGCAGGCACTGAGGCCGGTGGCGTTTCCGGACCCGGACCCAGAGCCGGACCCGGAGCCCAAGTCCCACGAGGCGCCGGAGATACGGAACGGGCGGCCGGAGACGGCGCCCCCGACCTCCGTAGCGGCGCACGAGGACACACCGACGCCCGCATACCTGGACGCGTCGCTCGTACGGGCCGCGCGACAGCCGCGGGAACAGCCACCGGAGGAACCGGAGAGGGACCAGCAGGAGCCCGAGCCTCCGTCGCCGACGGACGCGGTACCCGCCGCACGTACGGCCGCCACCCCGGTCCTGGGAACGCCCTCCCCCGAGGCCTCCAACGCCTCCACCGAAGTCCCCTCCGAGATACGGTCCGAGGTCGGCTCGGCGATCCCTTCCCGTAGCGCCGGCATCTCCCTGCTCCGAGGACACACGCAGGCACAGGCACAAGTACAGGCACAGGCGGTGACGGAAAAGCGCCCGGCGGAACAGCAACAGCACCTGCAGCACCGGGCGTTGCGACCGGACCCCGCGGCCCCGCCCGACCCCCGTGGAGGTCGAGGCCCACGCCGCGGTCGCCGCCGTATGGGCATGGTGGCCGCCGGTGTGGTCACCGTGGGGGCGGTGGTGGGGATCGTCCTGGCAGCGACGGCAGGATCACCCGGCGACAAGAACACCGCGACTCCGGGACCATCACCCGAGACCCCGACCCCGACCTCGACGTCGTACGAGCCCCCGATCCCACAGTCCGCCACCCCGACCGCCCCCGAACCCACCGTCGACCCCACTGTCGAGGGCACCTTCCGGCCGCGCAGCCTGCCGCCCGGCGCGCACGAGGAGGCGGGCGGATACGCGTGGGCGACGCCCAAGGACTGGCGCCGGGACGTGAAGACGGGCGCCGAGGTGCACTACACATCACCCGACGGCACACAGGAACTCCTGGCCAAGTCCTCCCTGGCACGCGGCGAGTTGCTGGAGACCTGGGAGGAGTCGGAGCGCAACGCCCGCCAGGGCCAGGACTACACGAAGATCACCCTGGCGGAGACGACGTACCAGGATCATCCGGCGGTCGTCTGGGAGTACACCTTCACCCTGGACGGCACCCACTGGCACGCCAGGCTGCTCGGCTTCGACGTGGAGGGGAAGTCGTACCAGATCAGCACCTGGTACCACCAGGAGATCGAGGACGGGGCGGTGCGGACCTATGAACGGGTGAGGGAGTCGTTCACGGTCCTGTGA